CGGTGGCCCTGGCGTATTCATCGAGCGCCATGCTGTAAAAACATTCGCTGAACAGTTTGCGCTGGATAAACACCGGCCTGCCCTCACGCGTGAGGCTGAAATAAACCCGGCCGTCGGGCGTTACTCCGTGACGGGTAATAAATTCCAGCCCCAGCCGGGCGGCGTCCAACCATTCGGCCCGGCCGCCGAATTCGTTGTAGAGCCGGCTGAACATCCAGACCATCCGCGACTGGAGCCACATGTGCTTGGTCGTGTCGTACACCGACCCGTCGCGGTCGAGGCAATTGAAATAGCCGCCGCATTCGGTGTCCAGCGAATACTT
This sequence is a window from Candidatus Glassbacteria bacterium. Protein-coding genes within it:
- a CDS encoding N-acylglucosamine 2-epimerase: MKKALDIESWREKLSDELLNNVLPFWLKYSLDTECGGYFNCLDRDGSVYDTTKHMWLQSRMVWMFSRLYNEFGGRAEWLDAARLGLEFITRHGVTPDGRVYFSLTREGRPVFIQRKLFSECFYSMALDEYARAT